From Pseudochaenichthys georgianus chromosome 11, fPseGeo1.2, whole genome shotgun sequence, a single genomic window includes:
- the rnf19a gene encoding E3 ubiquitin-protein ligase RNF19A — translation MSFISPDVLLSGRTISIPSVVMSIMHQQHHGSTGSERDLHSVASSVSLPSVRKTPKKRRLSLHALFSRRRRPDRDPKRKSRHLQTAAAAEAVVVAESVPAETVHEKTSSLSALAAVSTSSVSGSSSDTLECPLCLLRHAREQFPDIMTCHHRSCADCLRQYLRIEISESRVNICCPECTERFNPHDIQLILGDRALMEKYEEFMLRRFLVAEPDCRWCPAPDCGYAVIAFGCASCPKITCGREGCGTEFCYHCKQLWHPNQTCDSARQQRAQSLRLRTFRSSSLSYSQESGAAGDDIKPCPRCAAYIIKMNDGSCNHMTCAVCGCEFCWLCMKEISDLHYLSPSGCTFWGKKPWSRKKKILWQLGTLVGAPVGIALIAGIAIPAMIIGIPVYVGRKIHNRYEGKDISKHKRNLVIAGGVTLSVIVSPVVAAVTVGIGVPIMLAYVYGVVPISLCRSGGCGVSAGNGKGVRIEFDDENDNIGSGAAATDTTSVAETRLNNPSLGDGASVGGLTGLSVSGSHMERCGMSSTQRDNMSDNASTTALAGTSITGSLSGSCYNRMEVQADVQKERCSLSGESATVSLGTISDNASTKAMAGSILSAYMPLERDNSLDAQADIESKPQKLRHCSVSSSLDEASCSSTPGLKGAAGGPCSCPSTSCCAQHENHCCPSSPWSKEASTSGGKKSRVKLWKRASSSSSSRGDMKINETRADMDAQLLEQRSTNSSEFDSPSLSGSLPSVADSHCSHFSSELSCSDPETSRPAHAPCSAPTDPRSHHHATTFGDVTILPMPEVENDRLEHYLPHSSSAAFTHRLLSSSPPASPKEGSSGMFLYISEEGGGACADSEPEKDKKIKESVKNTAVQPVSPRRTRSIQTEI, via the exons ATGTCCTTCATCTCTCCTGATGTGCTGCTCTCTGGTCGTACGATCAGCATCCCTTCTGTAGTGATGAGCATCATGCACCAGCAGCATCATGGCAGCACGGGCTCAGAGCGAGACCTTCACTCTGTGGCCTCCTCTGTCAGCCTCCCTTCAGTTAGAAAGACCCCCAAAAAGCGCCGCCTGTCCCTCCACGCACTCTTCAGTCGCCGCAGACGACCCGACCGCGACCCCAAGCGCAAGTCGAGGCATCTGCAGACGGCAGCTGCTGCGGAGGCTGTTGTCGTCGCAGAGAGCGTCCCAGCAGAGACTGTCCATGAAAAGACGTCCTCCCTCTCGGCGCTGGCCGCAGTGTCCACTTCTTCAGTGTCGGGTTCTTCGTCAGACACGCTGGAGTGCCCTCTGTGCCTCCTGCGCCACGCACGAGAGCAATTCCCCGACATCATGACCTGTCACCACCGCTCCTGCGCAGACTGCCTGCGACAGTATCTGCGCATCGAGATATCTGAGTCACGTGTCAACATCTGCTGCCCCGAGTGCACGGAGCGCTTCAATCCCCACGACATCCAGCTGATCCTGGGGGACCGCGCCCTCATGGAGAAGTACGAGGAGTTCATGCTGAGGAGGTTTCTGGTGGCTGAGCCGGACTGCCGCTGGTGCCCGGCCCCCGACTGTGG TTATGCAGTCATTGCGTTCGGCTGTGCCAGCTGCCCAAAGATCACCTGTGGGCGTGAGGGCTGCGGGACGGAGTTCTGCTACCACTGCAAGCAGCTGTGGCATCCCAACCAGACATGTGACTCCGCACGGCAACAACGGGCCCAAAGCCTGCGGTTAAGAACGTtcaggtcctcctccctcagctaCAGCCAGGAGAGTGGAGCCGCAG GGGATGACATCAAGCCGTGCCCTCGCTGTGCCGCCTACATCATCAAGATGAATGATGGGAGCTGTAATCACATGACCTGCGCTGTCTGCGGCTGCGAGTTCTGCTGGCTCTGCATGAAGGAGATCTCTGATTTACACTATTTAAG TCCGTCAGGCTGCACCTTCTGGGGGAAGAAGCCGTGGAGCAGGAAGAAGAAGATCCTCTGGCAGCTCGGCACGTTGGTCGGCGCCCCCGTGGGCATCGCCCTCATCGCCGGCATCGCCATCCCTGCCATGATCATTGGCATCCCAGTCTACGTGGGCAGAAAG ATCCATAACCGCTATGAGGGCAAGGACATCTCTAAACACAAGAGGAACTTGGTAATTGCTGGCGGGGTGACGCTGTCTGTGATCGTGTCTCCTGTAGTTGCAGCAGTCACTGTCG GCATTGGTGTCCCCATCATGCTGGCGTACGTCTACGGAGTTGTCCCGATCTCCCTGTGCCGGAGCGGAGGCTGTGGAGTGTCTGCTGGGAACGGCAAAGGGGTGCGAATCGAGTTCGATGACGAAAATGACAACATAGGGAGCGGGGCTGCAGCCACAG ACACAACCTCAGTGGCAGAGACTCGGCTCAACAATCCCAGCCTGGGAGATGGAGCGAGTGTCGGCGGCCTGACAGGGCTCAGTGTCAGCGGGAGCCACATGGAGCGCTGCGGCATGAGCTCCACGCAGCGAGACAACATGAGCGACAACGCCAGCACCACGGCCCTCGCTGGGACCAGCATCACAGGAAGCCTCTCTGGCAGCTGCTACAACAG GATGGAAGTGCAGGCTGATGTCCAGAAGGAGCGCTGCAGTCTGAGCGGCGAGTCGGCCACCGTCAGTCTCGGGACAATCAGTGACAACGCCAGCACAAAAGCCATGGCAGGATCCATCCTCAGTGCCTATATGCCTCTGGAAAG AGACAACAGTCTGGATGCTCAGGCAGACATAGAGTCCAAACCGCAGAAGCTGAGGCATTGCAGCGTCAGCAGCAGCCTGGATGAagccagctgcagcagcaccccCGGCCTCAAAGGTGCTGCGGGTGGTCCCTGCTCCTGCCCCTCCACCAGCTGCTGCGCACAGCACGAGAACCACTGCTGCCCCTCGTCCCCCTGGTCAAAGGAAGCTTCCACATCAGGAGGCAAGAAGAGCCGAGTAAAGCTTTGGAAacgagccagcagcagcagcagcagcagaggagacatgaagataaACGAGACGCGGGCGGACATGGACGCCCAGCTCCTGGAGCAGCGCAGCACCAACTCCTCAGAGTTTGATTCTCCGTCTCTGAGCGGCAGCCTGCCCTCCGTGGCCGACTCACACTGCAGCCACTTCTCATCAGAGCTCAGCTGCTCCGACCCTGAAACCTCGAGACCGGCTCATGCCCCCTGCTCCGCCCCTACGGACCCCCGCTCTCATCACCATGCCACCACCTTCGGTGACGTCACCATCTTACCCATGCCCGAGGTGGAGAACGACCGCCTGGAGCATTATctccctcacagcagcagcgCAGCCTTCACCCACCGCCTGCTGTCCTCATCCCCCCCTGCCTCGCCGAAAGAGGGGAGCAGCGGGATGTTTCTGTACATCAGTGAGGAAGGGGGAGGCGCCTGCGCAGACTCAGAGCCGGAGAAGgacaagaaaataaaagagagcgTCAAGAACACTGCCGTGCAGCCTGTAAGCCCTAGAAGGACCCGCAGTATACAAACAGAGATCTAA
- the spag1a gene encoding sperm-associated antigen 1A, with protein sequence MGNAQDKPPGSGGGGGRSDQAAAGSGTRSRGGGGAEKPHRAPGKGVVNGSQRENSPAGGQQRQDSPAVDTSYLDAPAGALPPHLARLKNAGNHLFKNGQFGDALEKYTQAIDGCAEAGIDSPEDLGILYSNRAACFLKDGNSTECIQDCTKALELQPFSLKPLLRRAMAYETLERYKKAYVDYKTVLQVDTGVQSARDSVHRITKMLIDEEGPQWRENLPEIPTVPLSVQLEHRDKPVSAEVAQARAARAAQGEATKKEARFTLLKREGNDLVKKGTFQKAMEKYTECLALKPEECALYTNRSICFLKLNRFEEAKQDCDSALQLEPGNKKAFYRRALAYKGLQDYLSASSDLQEVLQLDPNVREAELELEEVTGLLRQSLMDSTAHTPRV encoded by the exons ATGGGGAACGCACAGGACAAACCCCCAGGCAGCGGAGGAGGGGGCGGTAGATCGGACCAGGCCGCAGCGGGGAGCGGGACGCGAAGCCGGGGCGGAGGCGGCGCAGAAAAGCCCCACCGAGCTCCGGGGAAGGGGGTGGTGAACGGCTCACAGAGGGAAAACAGCCCTGCTGGTGGACAACAGCGGCAGGACAGCCCTGCagtggacacaagttatctgGATGCCCCTGCTGGAGCCCTGCCTCCTCACCTGGCCCGGCTCAAGAACGCAGGGAACCACCTCTTCAAAAATGGACAGTTTGGGGACGCCTTGGAGAAATACACACAGGCCATTGATGGCTGTGCTGAAGCAG GCATCGATAGTCCAGAAGACTTGGGCATCCTCTACTCGAACAGAGCAGCCTGTTTCCTGAAGGATGGAAACAGCACAGAATGCATACAGGACTGTACCAA GGCTTTGGAGCTGCAACCCTTTTCCTTGAAGCCCCTGCTACGCAGAGCTATGGCCTATGAGACACTGGAGCGCTACAAAAAGGCCTACGTGGATTATAAAACCGTCCTGCAGGTAGACACCGGGGTGCAGTCGGCTCGCGACAGCGTCCACAG GATCACCAAGATGCTTATTGATGAGGAAGGACCCCAGTGGAGAGAGAATCTTCCAGAGATTCCCACCGTCCCTCTGTCCGTGCAGCTGGAACACAGAGACAAACCAGTCAGCGCTGAAGTAGCTCAGGCCCGAGCCGCCAGAGCAGCACAGGGCGAGG CCACAAAAAAAGAGGCCAGATTCACTCTGCTGAAACGTGAAGGCAACGATCTGGTGAAGAAAGGAACATTCCAGAAGGCTATGGAGAAGTACACTGAATGTCTCGCTTTAAAACCGGAAGAATGTGCTCTCTACACAAACAG GAGCATTTGCTTCTTGAAACTGAATCGCTTTGAAGAGGCCAAACAGGACTGTGACTCGGCGCTGCAGCTGGAGCCGGGCAACAAGAAAGCTTTCTACAGACGAGCGCTGGCTTACAAGGGTTTACAG GATTACCTGTCTGCCAGCAGTGATCTGCAGGAAGTCCTCCAGCTGGACCCCAACGTCCGGGAGGCCGAGCTGGAGCTGGAGGAGGTGACGGGCCTGCTGAGACAGAGCCTGATGGACAGCACGGCACACACACCACGG GTTTGA
- the polr2k gene encoding DNA-directed RNA polymerases I, II, and III subunit RPABC4 produces MDAQKDAQPPKQQPMIYICGECHTENEIKARDPIRCRECGYRIMYKKRTKRLVVFDAR; encoded by the exons ATGGACGCACAGAAAGATGCTCAACCGCCTAAACAGCAACCTATGATCTACATATGCGGAG AATGTCACACTGAAAATGAAATTAAGGCCCGTGATCCAATCCGATGCAGAGAGTGTGGTTACAGGATCATGTACAAGAAGAGAACAAAGAGAT TGGTTGTCTTTGATGCCCGCTGA